CGGTCGGTCGGCGAGCAGGTCCCCGACGACGTGGAGGCGGCGCTGGGCGACGCGGTCGCGTGTACCGCCGAGGAGTTCGACGGGCGGTCGGCCCGCGTCAGCGAGGAGTTGCTTCCGGCGTTCTACGGCCACTTCGTCGGGTTCCACGCCGCGTACCACGGGGCGAGCCAACCCGTCGTCGTGAGCTAACCGGCGGACGGCACGCGCGACGAGAAGCTATTTGTCCGTCGACCGACACCGCCCGTCGATGGCCGGTCCCCGGACGCCCCTCCTCCGCCCGCACCGCTACTTCGAGAACCACGACGGCTCACCGCCAGTCGCCCACGCCCTAGCAGCGGTCGCCGTCGTCGCGGTCGTCACCGCCGGCGCGGTCGCCGTCTTCCTCGGCGAGTTCGCCGCCGCGCTCGACGTGCCCGTCACCGTCGACAACCCCGCCTACCCCGGCGAGCCCTTCTGCGAGGACTCGGCGTTCGAGACGACGCCCGCCGGCTGTGGCGAACCCCCGACCGTGGAGCGCGAGGTGGGCGCGCTCGTCGCCGAGGAGTACGGGTGGCTCCCGGGCGCCGCGTTCCTGATCGTCCCCCTGTTCTGGCTCCTGCAGGGAGCGGCCCTCCACGCCGGGAGCGCGGTCGTGGGCGGCGAGGGCGCGTTCGGCGACACGCTCGTCGTCGCCGGCTGGGGACTGGTGCCGAGCCTCGCACGGGTCGTCGGCGTCGGTGCGCTCCTCGTGTACCGGATGCGGACGACGACACTCCCCGGTACTCCCGACGGTGCGGCAGACGCGTTGGCGACCGCGTTCGCCGGGCTCGACGCCGCGGGACTGTTCGCGGCTGCCGTCGTCGCGGTCTGGGCGGGCGCCGTCCGACTGTACGGGCTGGCAGAGGCGCGCGACCTCTCGACCGGCGAAGCCGGCGCGGTCGTCGGCGTGCTCACGCTGTTGGGGCTGCTCGCCGAACTGTTCTGACTGTCCCGCGCGCCGCCACCCGTGCGAGCGGCATGGCCGCGTTTAAGCCGTCGGCCGCCGCGCCACCGATCATGATACTCTCGGACACGGACATCCTCGCCCGACTGGAGACGGGCGACCTCGTCATCGACCCGCTCGACGACGTCGACACGCAGGTCCAGCCGGCGAGCGTCGACCTCCGTCTCGGCTCCGAGTTCCTGGAGTTCCGCCGCACGAACATCCCCTGCATCCACCCGAACGACGCCCGCGAGGTGGGCGAGTACGTCGAGGAGACGCACGTCGACGAGGGCGACGACTTCATCCTCCACCCGGGCGACTTCGTCCTCGGCACGACCAAGGAGACGGTCGCCATCCCCGACGACCTCGTCGCCCACGTCGAGGGACGCTCCTCGCTGGGGCGACTCGCCATCGTCGTCCACGCGACGGCTGGGCTCTGTGACCCCGGGTACGAGGGCCAGATCACCCTCGAACTGTCCAACCTCGGCAACGCCCCCGTCGCGCTCTCGCCCGGGATGCGCGTCTCCCAACTCACCTTCACCGAGCTCACCTCGCCCGCCGACCGGCCGTACGGCGCCGAACGCGGCTCGAAGTACCAGGGCCAGCGCGGGCCGCAGGCGTCCCGCATCGGCGACGACCCCGAGTTCGCTCCGGGAGCGGGCACCCCCGGCGAGGACGACGGCGACACCGGCGACGGGTCCGAGCGATGAGGTTCGTCGAGGAAGTCGTCGTCGACGAGTTCCTCCCGACGGTGCGGTCGATGCTCGCCGAAGCGTTGCGCGAACGCGACCTCACCCAACGCGAGGTCGCCGACGCGCTCGGCATCAGCCAGTCGGCGGTGTCGAAGTACGCCCACGGCGAGGTCGCGACGAACGACCTCGTCGCCGGCGACGACCGCGTGCGCGAGACGGTCGCGCACGTCGCCGAGGGGCTGGCAGAGGGCGACCTGAGCCGCGTCGCCGCGCTCGT
The DNA window shown above is from Halobaculum marinum and carries:
- a CDS encoding Yip1 family protein; amino-acid sequence: MAGPRTPLLRPHRYFENHDGSPPVAHALAAVAVVAVVTAGAVAVFLGEFAAALDVPVTVDNPAYPGEPFCEDSAFETTPAGCGEPPTVEREVGALVAEEYGWLPGAAFLIVPLFWLLQGAALHAGSAVVGGEGAFGDTLVVAGWGLVPSLARVVGVGALLVYRMRTTTLPGTPDGAADALATAFAGLDAAGLFAAAVVAVWAGAVRLYGLAEARDLSTGEAGAVVGVLTLLGLLAELF
- the dcd gene encoding dCTP deaminase, coding for MILSDTDILARLETGDLVIDPLDDVDTQVQPASVDLRLGSEFLEFRRTNIPCIHPNDAREVGEYVEETHVDEGDDFILHPGDFVLGTTKETVAIPDDLVAHVEGRSSLGRLAIVVHATAGLCDPGYEGQITLELSNLGNAPVALSPGMRVSQLTFTELTSPADRPYGAERGSKYQGQRGPQASRIGDDPEFAPGAGTPGEDDGDTGDGSER